One stretch of Chrysiogenia bacterium DNA includes these proteins:
- a CDS encoding diguanylate cyclase, translating into MDTTVLIIDDSESVRNRVQRALSEKQVFSRFLLAGDGVEGFKLLLGNRVDLVLCDIIMPGIDGFRFLSLIQSKPEYADVPVIMLTGQEDVRAKVKGLELGASDYLTKPFHDEELVARVKVHLKIKALQDELREKNVRLEELSNTDGLTKITNRRHFMEVFELEFMRAERYQAAMTYVMIDLDHFKRINDQYGHLVGDRALIACANVLREGLRAHDVVARYGGEEFALLLPETDLAGAKVVAERYRRRIEDTTITVGEHSINLTASLGVSCCPHEQVNSIDDLIRLADDALYVAKQEGRNRVVFAE; encoded by the coding sequence ATGGATACGACGGTCCTCATCATCGATGACTCCGAGAGCGTTCGCAATCGAGTGCAGCGCGCCCTCAGCGAGAAGCAGGTTTTCTCCCGCTTCCTGCTGGCCGGTGACGGCGTCGAGGGATTCAAGCTCCTGCTCGGCAACCGCGTCGACCTCGTTTTGTGCGACATCATCATGCCCGGCATCGATGGTTTTCGCTTCCTGAGTCTCATCCAGAGCAAGCCCGAATACGCCGACGTGCCGGTCATCATGCTTACCGGTCAGGAAGACGTACGCGCGAAGGTAAAGGGCCTGGAACTGGGTGCCTCCGATTACCTGACCAAACCCTTCCACGACGAAGAACTCGTTGCGCGTGTGAAGGTGCACCTGAAGATCAAGGCCCTGCAGGACGAGCTGCGCGAGAAGAACGTGCGCCTCGAAGAACTCTCCAACACCGATGGGCTCACCAAGATCACCAACCGTCGCCACTTCATGGAAGTCTTCGAACTCGAATTCATGCGCGCCGAGCGCTACCAGGCGGCGATGACCTACGTGATGATCGACCTGGATCATTTCAAGCGAATCAACGACCAGTACGGGCACCTGGTGGGCGATCGCGCCCTGATTGCGTGCGCCAACGTCCTGCGGGAGGGGCTGCGTGCCCACGATGTGGTCGCGCGCTATGGCGGCGAGGAGTTTGCGTTGCTATTGCCCGAAACCGACCTGGCAGGCGCAAAGGTCGTGGCCGAGCGCTACCGCCGGCGCATCGAAGACACGACCATCACCGTGGGCGAGCACAGCATCAACCTGACCGCCAGCCTCGGCGTGTCCTGCTGTCCGCACGAGCAGGTCAATTCCATCGACGACCTGATCCGCCTTGCCGACGACGCGCTCTATGTGGCCAAGCAGGAAGGCCGCAACCGCGTCGTTTTTGCTGAATAG